A single window of Channa argus isolate prfri chromosome 12, Channa argus male v1.0, whole genome shotgun sequence DNA harbors:
- the LOC137137524 gene encoding L-amino-acid oxidase-like isoform X2: MAGLTAAKLLQEAGHKVTIVESSGRVGGRVETYRNEKDGWYAELGAMRIPSFHLIVRWFATHLGLKINNFIMDDNNTFYLVHGLRKRTYAVKADPDILKYKLPESERGKSADQLLQQALQKVKDEVEAHGCRAAFKKYDHYSVKEYLKEESGLSAEALRMIADLLNEQSLMHLALTEMLYIDSDVSDSTTYDEITGGTDLLPKAFLTVLDGPIILNSKVRHISQSVKGVIVSYETGQELPLKNISADAVLVTTTAKAALFMDFDPPLSIGKMEALRAVHYESSTKIILTFSEKFWERDGIRGGKSITDGPSRFIYYPSHSFPTNKTVGVLLASYTWSDDALLFHGASDEDLKEMALRDLAKIHGEYVKSLCTGVVVKRWSADPYSLGAFALFTPYQHIEYAKELFKHEGRVHFAGEHTAFPHAWIETSMKSAIRAATNINELAHKQSARPQHRDEL; the protein is encoded by the exons ATGGCTGGACTGACGGCTGCCAAGCTGCTGCAAGAAGCAGGACACAAG gtAACCATAGTAGAGTCAAGCGGTCGTGTTGGAGGACGAGTCGAGACCTACAGGAATGAAAAAGATGGCTGGTATGCTGAACTGGGAGCTATGAGGATCCCAAGTTTTCACCT CATCGTCCGCTGGTTTGCCACACACCTGGGATTAAAGattaataattttatcatgGATGACAACAACACCTTTTACCTGGTCCATGGGCTGCGGAAACGAACGTACGCAGTGAAAGCAGACCCAGACATCCTGAAATACAAACTTCCAGAAAGTGAAAGAGGGAAGTCCGCAGACCAGCTATTGCAGCAAGCTTTGCAAAAG GTTAAAGATGAAGTTGAAGCCCACGGCTGCAGAGCTGCATTTAAGAAATACGATCACTATTCTGTGAAG GAATATCTGAAAGAAGAAAGTGGGTTGAGTGCAGAAGCCCTGAGGATGATTGCAGATTTGCTAAATGAACAGAGCCTCATGCACCTGGCTCTGACTGAGATGCTCTACATCGACAGTGATGTCAGCGATAGCACCAC gTATGATGAAATAACTGGAGGGACAGATCTCCTCCCCAAAGCTTTTCTCACTGTCCTCGATGGGCCCATCATCCTCAACTCCAAGGTCAGACACATCAGCCAGTCGGTTAAGGGTGTAATCGTATCGTATGAGACAGGCCAAGAGTTGCCTTTGAAGAACATTTCTGCTGACGCTGTCCTGGTAACAACCACAGCCAAAGCAGCTCTCTTCATGGACTTTGATCCTCCTCTGTCCATCGGAAAGATGGAGGCGCTGAGGGCGGTCCATTACGAAAGCTCCACTAAAATCATCCTCACCTTCAGCGAGAAGTTCTGGGAGAGGGACGGCATTCGAGGAGGAAAGAGCATCACTGATGGGCCTTCTCGTTTCATCTACTACCCCAGCCACAGTTTCCCAACAAACAAGACCGTCGGCGTCCTCCTGGCTTCCTACACCTGGTCTGATGACGCCCTCCTCTTCCATGGTGCGAGTGACGAAGACCTGAAGGAGATGGCTCTGAGAGATTTGGCAAAGATTCACGGCGAGTATGTTAAGTCTCTCTGCACAGGGGTGGTGGTGAAGAGGTGGAGTGCGGATCCGTATAGTTTGGGTGCCTTTGCTCTCTTCACACCGTACCAACATATAGAGTACGCCAAGGAGCTCTTTAAACATGAAGGCAGGGTGCACTTTGCTGGGGAACACACAGCCTTCCCTCACGCTTGGATCGAAACATCTATGAAATCTGCAATAAGGGCTGCTACCAACATTAACGAACTGGCACACAAACAGTCAGCTAGACCTCAACATCGAGATGAACTCTAG
- the LOC137137524 gene encoding L-amino-acid oxidase-like isoform X1 — translation MDPHALKWKIFSITVLLLTLYHSHAAAAVSLKEHLSDCLEDKDYAKLQKTVKTGLLPINTSNHVVIVGAGMAGLTAAKLLQEAGHKVTIVESSGRVGGRVETYRNEKDGWYAELGAMRIPSFHLIVRWFATHLGLKINNFIMDDNNTFYLVHGLRKRTYAVKADPDILKYKLPESERGKSADQLLQQALQKVKDEVEAHGCRAAFKKYDHYSVKEYLKEESGLSAEALRMIADLLNEQSLMHLALTEMLYIDSDVSDSTTYDEITGGTDLLPKAFLTVLDGPIILNSKVRHISQSVKGVIVSYETGQELPLKNISADAVLVTTTAKAALFMDFDPPLSIGKMEALRAVHYESSTKIILTFSEKFWERDGIRGGKSITDGPSRFIYYPSHSFPTNKTVGVLLASYTWSDDALLFHGASDEDLKEMALRDLAKIHGEYVKSLCTGVVVKRWSADPYSLGAFALFTPYQHIEYAKELFKHEGRVHFAGEHTAFPHAWIETSMKSAIRAATNINELAHKQSARPQHRDEL, via the exons ATGGATCCACATGCGCTCAAGTGGAAAATAT TTTccatcactgtgctgctgctcacGCTGTACCAcagtcatgctgctgctgctgtcagcctGAAGGAACATCTGAGTGATTGCCTGGAGGATAAAGACTATGcaaagctgcagaaaacagTGAAGACCGGCCTCCTGCCTATAAACACGTCTAATCATGTTGTTATTGTTGGAGCTGGTATGGCTGGACTGACGGCTGCCAAGCTGCTGCAAGAAGCAGGACACAAG gtAACCATAGTAGAGTCAAGCGGTCGTGTTGGAGGACGAGTCGAGACCTACAGGAATGAAAAAGATGGCTGGTATGCTGAACTGGGAGCTATGAGGATCCCAAGTTTTCACCT CATCGTCCGCTGGTTTGCCACACACCTGGGATTAAAGattaataattttatcatgGATGACAACAACACCTTTTACCTGGTCCATGGGCTGCGGAAACGAACGTACGCAGTGAAAGCAGACCCAGACATCCTGAAATACAAACTTCCAGAAAGTGAAAGAGGGAAGTCCGCAGACCAGCTATTGCAGCAAGCTTTGCAAAAG GTTAAAGATGAAGTTGAAGCCCACGGCTGCAGAGCTGCATTTAAGAAATACGATCACTATTCTGTGAAG GAATATCTGAAAGAAGAAAGTGGGTTGAGTGCAGAAGCCCTGAGGATGATTGCAGATTTGCTAAATGAACAGAGCCTCATGCACCTGGCTCTGACTGAGATGCTCTACATCGACAGTGATGTCAGCGATAGCACCAC gTATGATGAAATAACTGGAGGGACAGATCTCCTCCCCAAAGCTTTTCTCACTGTCCTCGATGGGCCCATCATCCTCAACTCCAAGGTCAGACACATCAGCCAGTCGGTTAAGGGTGTAATCGTATCGTATGAGACAGGCCAAGAGTTGCCTTTGAAGAACATTTCTGCTGACGCTGTCCTGGTAACAACCACAGCCAAAGCAGCTCTCTTCATGGACTTTGATCCTCCTCTGTCCATCGGAAAGATGGAGGCGCTGAGGGCGGTCCATTACGAAAGCTCCACTAAAATCATCCTCACCTTCAGCGAGAAGTTCTGGGAGAGGGACGGCATTCGAGGAGGAAAGAGCATCACTGATGGGCCTTCTCGTTTCATCTACTACCCCAGCCACAGTTTCCCAACAAACAAGACCGTCGGCGTCCTCCTGGCTTCCTACACCTGGTCTGATGACGCCCTCCTCTTCCATGGTGCGAGTGACGAAGACCTGAAGGAGATGGCTCTGAGAGATTTGGCAAAGATTCACGGCGAGTATGTTAAGTCTCTCTGCACAGGGGTGGTGGTGAAGAGGTGGAGTGCGGATCCGTATAGTTTGGGTGCCTTTGCTCTCTTCACACCGTACCAACATATAGAGTACGCCAAGGAGCTCTTTAAACATGAAGGCAGGGTGCACTTTGCTGGGGAACACACAGCCTTCCCTCACGCTTGGATCGAAACATCTATGAAATCTGCAATAAGGGCTGCTACCAACATTAACGAACTGGCACACAAACAGTCAGCTAGACCTCAACATCGAGATGAACTCTAG